A genomic segment from Amphiura filiformis chromosome 10, Afil_fr2py, whole genome shotgun sequence encodes:
- the LOC140162540 gene encoding uncharacterized protein yields the protein MEKPPNPTPPSEDMDTDQTADDSVMDGIETNTDDPAQPTDGTNTDDPDATDSDSQATVDGVKIEQPDKEIPDINSPVNSEVNSGTDGLNEDLPTADNAQQKSDLVAESDGDSSATEIQDSTAMIEELNKNLESAIQNVEAQEEEEDQPWTDLVQQLVNSVGNSTDEGAADDDQQQIVVIVGGDENKNSLILEPLENGTGGDDHDTSDRIDLSPSEAMSEFRCWYCEEFFASNTEREEHEKMHIESKFVLLICQECGQSFRKSEEFEKHHQVCGMDNDESLNETDADMNSSYSGENSQISPSQKDTVIIPQGKMACLFCTSFYDDKESLRKHLVLKHQMVQDNANPKLYACKFCEKNLPDRSLMLAHEDTHKKAQHQCSYCWKKCFNKGSLVQHERTHTASNPVNCPHCGKACGSQRDLKIHIRTVHISSSNKLTCEYCYVIFVTRRELQEHLKNTHNVKNLAVQSTPSDTNFICSECGKEFDHKSRRQFDEHIATHTRDNLFSCDECGKTFVRNRELRYHKARHRGEGRYVCGLCQKNFVLKWDLKKHLKTIHDIDEDGSFDRKPAEKRARLMEMDVDHSIVMQDIFRVNPYICRICHAQFEGGKELRMHRKTHEEDDTNDGAGTELASFPYICSFCSKGFQNKGTFVEHVGQHTKGTAGHVRTFPLIAPKQSPGSSTVAVLIANNEGGDAHVTGSSPGTPSSRRPKKVLEKGEGIDFWRCCFTSCFRLTTKFEDQEEFHAHIKGHMTKNNSVCEFCGRCFSRPRDMAYHKKLNGVRPCKYLNVQPQLDEDDSESPGASSRRKPILIAPAPTAKVLDSNSHQCGCGKLFFGFKDFQLHVLSHKSTADNMYCQYCGRSFPDRDQIQEHLKENSSDPCKYASGKIVSIKIAENGDKGTSDEQQVTQENGANTMNVVLVQPVAVLPANASQSLLSPNSRGNARAPEKRYNCSYCEKSFRGRSYLREHETLHTKEAKFPCNRCDRRFTRHRELRYHQQKHDGHEPFACDDCDKRFVTKANYRSHMENVHKKNFGGDESMDTDDGAVESLGSSSFKCSFCSKHFNLLDHFKAHMEIVHDVEVSVVTPDEINDGDAPVVKQE from the coding sequence ATGGAGAAACCGCCAAATCCCACCCCGCCATCTGAAGATATGGATACAGACCAAACAGCAGATGACAGTGTCATGGATGGTATCGAAACCAACACTGATGACCCAGCCCAACCAACAGATGGAACCAACACTGATGACCCAGACGCTACTGACTCTGACTCTCAGGCTACAGTTGATGGAGTGAAAATTGAACAACCTGATAAAGAGATCCCTGATATTAACTCCCCAGTAAACTCAGAGGTCAACTCTGGCACAGATGGTTTAAATGAAGACCTTCCAACCGCAGATAATGCGCAACAAAAGTCCGACCTTGTGGCAGAGTCGGATGGAGACTCCTCTGCTACAGAAATTCAAGATAGCACTGCCATGATAGAGGAACTCAACAAAAATCTTGAGTCTGCTATACAAAATGTAGAAGCtcaggaggaggaagaggatcaACCGTGGACAGACTTGGTGCAACAACTTGTGAATTCTGTCGGAAATTCAACTGACGAGGGCGCTGCTGATGATGATCAGCAGCAAATTGTCGTAATTGTTGGAGGCGATGAGAACAAAAACAGTCTTATCCTCGAACCGTTAGAAAATGGGACGGGCGGGGACGATCACGATACATCAGACAGAATAGACTTGTCGCCGTCTGAAGCGATGTCGGAATTTAGATGCTGGTATTGTGAGGAATTTTTTGCTTCGAATACAGAACGAGAGGAACACGAGAAAATGCACATAGAGAGTAAATTTGTTTTGCTCATATGTCAGGAATGTGGACAGAGTTTTCGCAAAAGCGAAGAATTTGAAAAGCACCACCAAGTCTGCGGTATGGACAATGATGAAAGCTTGAATGAAACAGACGCCGATATGAACAGTTCGTATAGTGGCGAAAACTCGCAAATATCACCGTCGCAGAAGGACACCGTGATAATTCCTCAGGGAAAGATGGCATGCTTGTTTTGTACTAGTTTTTACGACGACAAAGAAAGTCTGCGCAAGCATCTAGTTCTGAAACATCAGATGGTACAGGATAATGCAAATCCAAAGCTGTATGCGTGCAAGTTTTGTGAGAAGAATCTGCCGGATCGATCCCTGATGTTGGCTCACGAAGATACGCACAAAAAGGCACAGCATCAGTGTTCGTATTGCTGGAAAAAATGCTTCAATAAGGGCAGTTTAGTACAACACGAACGCACACATACAGCTTCCAATCCTGTCAATTGTCCGCATTGTGGAAAGGCTTGTGGAAGCCAACGAGATTTAAAAATTCACATCAGAACTGTGCATATATCGTCGTCCAATAAGCTCACTTGTGAATATTGCTACGTGATTTTTGTTACACGGAGAGAGCTGCAGGAGCATTTGAAGAATACCCACAATGTGAAGAATTTGGCGGTGCAGAGCACGCCCAGCGATACAAATTTCATTTGCAGCGAGTGTGGCAAAGAGTTTGACCACAAATCAAGGCGTCAGTTTGACGAACACATCGCCACCCATACGCGTGATAATTTGTTCAGCTGCGACGAATGTGGCAAGACATTTGTGCGCAACCGAGAGCTGCGCTACCACAAAGCGAGACACAGAGGAGAAGGGAGGTACGTGTGCGGGCTGTGCCAGAAGAATTTTGTGCTGAAGTGGGATCTGAAGAAGCACCTGAAGACCATCCACGATATCGACGAAGATGGTTCGTTTGATCGTAAGCCAGCAGAGAAGAGAGCAAGACTCATGGAAATGGATGTTGACCACAGTATAGTGATGCAAGACATATTCAGAGTCAATCCATACATATGTAGAATATGCCACGCACAGTTTGAGGGCGGTAAAGAGTTGCGAATGCATCGCAAAACACATGAAGAAGACGATACTAATGATGGAGCCGGCACAGAATTAGCATCCTTTCCCTACATCTGTAGTTTCTGCAGTAAGGGCTTCCAGAATAAGGGCACTTTTGTTGAACATGTCGGGCAGCATACTAAAGGTACAGCAGGACATGTGCGAACATTCCCACTCATTGCTCCCAAGCAGTCCCCAGGATCATCAACGGTTGCTGTGCTAATAGCTAATAACGAAGGCGGTGATGCGCATGTTACTGGGAGCTCGCCAGGCACACCCTCTAGCAGGCGACCAAAAAAAGTTTTGGAAAAGGGCGAAGGTATCGACTTTTGGAGATGTTGCTTTACATCTTGTTTTCGACTTACAACCAAGTTTGAGGACCAAGAAGAATTCCACGCCCATATTAAAGGACACATGACGAAGAACAATAGTGTTTGCGAATTTTGCGGTCGCTGTTTCTCTCGACCTAGAGATATGGCTTATCACAAGAAGTTGAATGGAGTCCGACCATGTAAGTATTTGAATGTGCAGCCACAATTGGATGAGGACGATAGCGAAAGTCCGGGAGCGTCCTCTCGTCGGAAGCCTATCCTGATTGCGCCGGCACCTACAGCAAAGGTTTTGGATTCCAACTCGCATCAGTGTGGCTGCGGTAAGCTCTTCTTTGGGTTCAAGGACTTCCAGCTGCATGTATTGAGTCACAAGAGCACAGCGGATAACATGTACTGTCAGTATTGCGGACGTAGTTTTCCCGATCGCGATCAAATACAAGAGCACCTGAAGGAAAATAGCTCGGATCCGTGCAAATATGCATCTGGGAAAATTGTGAGTATTaaaatcgcagaaaatggcgacAAGGGAACAAGCGATGAGCAGCAGGTGACGCAAGAAAATGGAGCAAATACTATGAATGTGGTTCTGGTACAACCTGTCGCAGTCCTCCCGGCGAATGCCTCCCAGTCATTGCTTTCGCCCAACTCGAGGGGAAATGCCCGCGCTCCCGAGAAACGTTACAATTGCTCATACTGCGAGAAATCATTCCGCGGTCGAAGCTACTTGCGCGAACATGAAACACTCCACACAAAAGAGGCCAAATTTCCATGCAATCGGTGCGATCGGCGCTTCACAAGGCATCGAGAGCTGCGTTACCACCAGCAGAAGCACGACGGACACGAACCATTCGCATGCGACGACTGCGACAAGCGGTTTGTCACAAAAGCTAACTATAGATCGCACATGGAGAATGTGCATAAGAAAAATTTTGGTGGAGATGAGTCAATGGATACGGATGATGGCGCTGTGGAGAGTCTCGGAAGCTCGTCCTTTAAGTGCTCATTCTGTTCCAAACACTTCAATCTTCTGGATCATTTCAAAGCCCACATGGAGATAGTCCACGATGTGGAGGTTAGCGTGGTGACACCAGATGAAATTAACGATGGGGATGCGCCAGTTGTAAAGCAGGAATAA